One stretch of Gambusia affinis linkage group LG05, SWU_Gaff_1.0, whole genome shotgun sequence DNA includes these proteins:
- the LOC122830640 gene encoding uncharacterized protein LOC122830640 has protein sequence MSPAPRLVVLLLAARIAASQTLTNAGQDFRVVFPENIAYYHPSDARNKIWVTALHNNTSVTVSSANSEHQLNASQTTSFNVIQELGRLMINETNASDPFKVFSISDKTVHITSNKDIIVQAISSRGRSTQSALVIPTTKLSSKYFIPPVPEIEGTTSGGAPVANVTERAPFRLIIVNPNEPKASVTIKGGEEVSIDIESGRAAQIWVKNDNKTQYVEANKGVAVFFSHPCAIQHQCSCGLLHAMVPPAKNNTMRFPIPPVLDQPVSILRSDKETRERITFSSSSAVVESAGTAIVYWPSLLLTLVPVEEFGSCFVVQFIEGKENVIIIVVHKSHQQGIHIGKDPLEEGEWQELKGTEYFSTNHSISSTTVVWHNATNMAVYQIYKHNDTWIGNPAPVVSANPDFRGCVSTPEEMKILPEAESWQESIRSCKNHSMDLISLSSEALQKQSCQILRGNDTKQVWIGTRRSSLTRDWYWLNESDFNNTNWAHSEPGDVNEGQCAVMSLDGDGNCGWKARNCCEDARPLCYAAPQFLQIN, from the exons ATGAGTCCGGCGCCGCGCCTCGTCGTCCTGCTGCTGGCGGCTCGGATCGCAG CATCTCAAACACTCACCAATGCTGGCCAGGATTTCAGAGTCGTTTTTCCAGAAAACATCGCCTACTACCACCCTTCTGATGCCCGAAACAAGATCTGGGTCACCGCTCTGCATAACAACACATCCGTCACAGTGTCATCAGCCAACAGTGAACATCAACTGAACGCTAGTCAAACTACAAGTTTTAATGTGATCCAAGAACTCGGCAGGCTAATGATTAATGAGACTAACGCTTCTGATCCGTTCAAGGTTTTCAGCATCTCTGACAAAACCGTTCATATTACCAGCAACAAGGACATCATCGTCCAAGCcatcagcagcagaggaagaagcaCACAGTCAGCTCTGGTTATACCAACAACCAAACTCAGTAGCAAGTACTTCATCCCACCGGTACCTGAGATTGAAGGAACCACTAGTGGAGGGGCTCCTGTGGCAAATGTTACAGAGAGAGCCCCGTTCAGACTCATCATCGTCAACCCTAATGAACCCAAAGCATCTGTAACCATTAAAGGTGGAGAGGAAGTCTCGATAGACATAGAGTCAGGCAGGGCTGCTCAAATCTGGGTGAAAAATGACAACAAGACTCAGTACGTTGAAGCAAATAAAGGCGTGGCGGTTTTCTTCAGCCACCCCTGTGCCATTCAGCACCAATGCAGCTGCGGCCTACTGCATGCCATGGTGCCTCCGGCCAAGAACAACACCATGAGGTTCCCCATTCCTCCAGTTCTGGACCAGCCAGTGTCCATTCTGCGGTCCGATAAAGAAACCAGAGAACGGATTACTTTCAGTTCTTCCTCAGCGGTCGTGGAATCAGCAGGCACGGCCATCGTCTACTGGCCCAGCCTACTCCTCACACTGGTCCCAGTAGAAGAGTTCGGCAGCTGTTTTGTGGTCCAATTCATCGAGGGAAAGGAAAACGTTATCATCATCGTGGTCCACAAGAGCCACCAGCAGGGAATTCACATCGGGAAAGATCCTCTGGAGGAAGGAGAATGGCAGGAGCTGAAGGGAACCGAATACTTCTCAACCAATCACAGCATTTCATCTACAACTGTCGTCTGGCACAATGCCACCAACATGGCCGTCTACCAGATCTACAAGCACAACGACACCTGGATTGGGAACCCAGCACCTGTTGTCAGCGCCAACCCAG ATTTCAGGGGCTGCGTTTCAACTCCAGAGGAGATGAAGATCCTCCCTGAAGCAGAGAGCTGGCAGGAATCGATCCGATCCTGTAAGAACCACAGCATGGATCTCATCAGCCTCTCCAGCGAGGCTCTCCAAAAACAAAGCTGCCAAATTCTGCGTGGAAACGACACTAAGCAAGTGTGGATCGGCACGCGTCGCAGCTCGCTGACCCGAGACTGGTACTGGCTGAACGAAAGCGACTTCAACAACACCAACTGGGCCCACAGCGAACCCGGAGACGTCAACGAAGGCCAGTGCGCCGTCATGAGTCTGGACGGCGACGGCAACTGTGGCTGGAAGGCCCGCAACTGCTGCGAGGACGCCCGGCCGCTCTGCTACGCCGCGCCACAGTTCCTGCAGATAAACTGA
- the si:dkey-11p23.7 gene encoding V-set and Ig domain-containing protein: MDAPWVGRFLVLLLAAAAAGGSGEDGWSMQVQAEVRGMDGYPVVLPCTFSHPQHSQHSLLQVMWRLGHGSAAAVLFRCTSRPGAAACKPDQQQDQRYRLEGNPREHDLSLRINGATLQDNGRYYCRVEVQGREHVSFEDKMGTRLRVEAPPKILAVSVEGGGPAGFTAVCRVQGSPLPDVQWLGPDDPLEGSSPAPLVLGSPGQYRTVSQLRDVQPGQRYTCSASNPLGREQAALFVLRPRPPPPAGPPPALLLLLAAALGSKLVLLVGVGAWMVQGGALRDVGCWRK; the protein is encoded by the exons ATGGACGCTCCGTGGGTCGGACgctttctggttctgctgctggcgGCCGCTGCAG CTGGCGGCTCCGGGGAGGACGGCTGGTCCATGCAGGTCCAGGCGGAGGTCCGGGGGATGGACGGCTACCCGGTGGTGCTGCCCTGCACCTTCAGCCACCCGCAGCACTCCCAGCATTCCTTGCTGCAGGTGATGTGGCGGCTGGGCCACGGGTCGGCCGCCGCCGTCCTGTTCCGCTGCACCAGCCGGCCCGGCGCCGCCGCCTGCAAACCCGACCAGCAACAGGACCAGCGGTACCGCCTGGAAGGCAACCCGAGGGAGCACGACCTGTCGCTGCGCATCAACGGCGCCACCCTGCAGGACAACGGCCGGTACTACTGCAGAGTGGAGGTTCAGGGGCGAGAACACGTCAGCTTTGAGGATAAAATGGGGACCAGGCTGCGAGTGGAAG ctcctccaaagatCCTGGCCGTGTCGGTGGAGGGCGGCGGTCCGGCCGGATTCACCGCCGTGTGCCGGGTCCAGGGCTCGCCGCTGCCGGACGTCCAGTGGCTCGGCCCGGACGACCCGCTGGAGGGCTCCTCACCGGCGCCGCTGGTTCTGGGCTCGCCGGGCCAGTACCGAACCGTCAGCCAGCTGAGGGACGTCCAGCCGGGTCAGCGCTACACCTGCAGCGCCTCCAACCCGCTGGGCCGGGAGCAGGCCGCCCTGTTCGTCCTACGGCCCCGCCCACCGCCGCCGGCCGGGCCGCCAccggcgctgctgctgctgctggcggcGGCTCTGGGCAGCaagctggttctgttggtggGCGTCGGGGCGTGGATGGTGCAGGGAGGGGCTCTGCGGGACGTCGGCTGCTGGAGGAAGTGA
- the cmtm7 gene encoding CKLF-like MARVEL transmembrane domain-containing protein 7 isoform X1 has product MSLTAISSTPSGGRSSGDGGLNLGYSRTIPGLLKIGQLLSLLIAFLCVRLARGWPSWYAFQFFEVVVLWFLVAFLIFFLMHLCRLQVKMPCINWPLAVRRSFCSHRTLGLATGRVLSLLCRVRPDLHRLHHRCGEMWRRFLPGGGVGFRFDCDVPDGRQSVDVVQRRLRPGSR; this is encoded by the exons ATGTCCCTCACCGCCATCAGCAGCACGCCCTCCGGCGGCAGGTCCTCCGGGGACGGCGGCCTCAACCTGGGATACAGCCGGACCATCCCGGGACTGCTGAAGATCGGCCAGCTG CTGTCGCTGCTCATTGCCTTCCTGTGCGTCCGGCTGGCCCGCGGCTGGCCCAGCTGGTACGCCTTCCAGTTCTTCGAGGTGGTGGTGCTCTGGTTCCTGGTGGCCttcctcatcttcttcctcaTGCACCTGTGCAGGCTGCAGGTGAAGATGCCCTGCATCAACTGGCCACTGGCGGTGAGACGCTCCTTCTGCTCCCATCGGACCTTGGGGTTAGCGACAGGAA GAGTTCTTTCACTACTCTGTCGGGTCCGTCCTGATCTTCATCGCCTCCATCATCGCTGCGGTGAAATGTGGCGCCGTTTCCTCCCTGGTGGTGGCGTCG GTTTTCGGTTTGATTGCGACGTTCCTGATGGTCGTCAATCTGTGGACGTCGTACAGCGTCGCCTGCGGCCCGGCAGCCG GTGA
- the cmtm7 gene encoding CKLF-like MARVEL transmembrane domain-containing protein 7 isoform X2: protein MSLTAISSTPSGGRSSGDGGLNLGYSRTIPGLLKIGQLLSLLIAFLCVRLARGWPSWYAFQFFEVVVLWFLVAFLIFFLMHLCRLQVKMPCINWPLAEFFHYSVGSVLIFIASIIAAVKCGAVSSLVVASVFGLIATFLMVVNLWTSYSVACGPAAGEQE, encoded by the exons ATGTCCCTCACCGCCATCAGCAGCACGCCCTCCGGCGGCAGGTCCTCCGGGGACGGCGGCCTCAACCTGGGATACAGCCGGACCATCCCGGGACTGCTGAAGATCGGCCAGCTG CTGTCGCTGCTCATTGCCTTCCTGTGCGTCCGGCTGGCCCGCGGCTGGCCCAGCTGGTACGCCTTCCAGTTCTTCGAGGTGGTGGTGCTCTGGTTCCTGGTGGCCttcctcatcttcttcctcaTGCACCTGTGCAGGCTGCAGGTGAAGATGCCCTGCATCAACTGGCCACTGGCG GAGTTCTTTCACTACTCTGTCGGGTCCGTCCTGATCTTCATCGCCTCCATCATCGCTGCGGTGAAATGTGGCGCCGTTTCCTCCCTGGTGGTGGCGTCG GTTTTCGGTTTGATTGCGACGTTCCTGATGGTCGTCAATCTGTGGACGTCGTACAGCGTCGCCTGCGGCCCGGCAGCCG GTGAACAGGAGTAA